One Paenisporosarcina sp. FSL H8-0542 genomic region harbors:
- the pstB gene encoding phosphate ABC transporter ATP-binding protein PstB codes for MVQLNVNKQNTTSSTSTKPETIDRNIVYDTRQLNLWYGEHHALKNIDLAIKENEVTAIIGPSGCGKSTYIKTLNRMVELVPSVKTSGEIIYRDRNIFDADYGVEELRTKVGMVFQKPNPFPKSIYDNIAYGPRIHGIKNKKTLDEIVEQSLRGAAIWDEVKDRLNENAYGLSGGQQQRICIARALAIEPDVILMDEPTSALDPISTLKVEELVQELKKNYSIIIVTHNMQQAARISDQTAFFLNGEVIEFDKTDTIFSTPSDKRTEDYISGRFG; via the coding sequence ATGGTTCAACTGAATGTAAACAAACAAAATACAACAAGCTCAACAAGCACTAAACCAGAAACGATAGATAGAAACATTGTATATGATACGCGTCAATTAAATTTATGGTATGGCGAGCACCACGCATTGAAGAACATCGATTTAGCAATCAAAGAAAATGAAGTGACTGCAATTATCGGACCTTCAGGTTGTGGGAAATCGACATATATCAAGACATTGAACCGTATGGTTGAATTAGTACCTTCGGTAAAGACTTCTGGAGAAATCATTTACAGAGATCGAAATATTTTCGATGCCGATTACGGGGTCGAAGAGTTGCGAACAAAAGTGGGGATGGTTTTTCAAAAACCAAATCCATTCCCAAAGTCAATTTATGACAATATCGCCTATGGTCCGCGTATACATGGTATTAAAAACAAAAAAACCCTGGATGAAATCGTCGAGCAAAGTCTTCGCGGAGCAGCTATCTGGGATGAAGTGAAAGACCGATTGAACGAAAATGCATACGGTCTTTCGGGTGGACAACAACAGCGTATTTGTATTGCACGTGCTCTTGCAATTGAACCAGATGTGATTTTAATGGATGAGCCAACTTCTGCTCTTGATCCGATATCTACGCTTAAAGTGGAAGAACTTGTACAGGAATTGAAAAAAAACTATTCCATCATCATTGTCACGCACAATATGCAACAAGCTGCACGGATTTCAGATCAAACTGCCTTCTTCCTAAATGGAGAAGTCATCGAGTTTGATAAGACTGACACAATTTTTTCTACACCTTCTGACAAACGTACAGAAGATTACATTTCAGGACGCTTTGGATGA
- the phoU gene encoding phosphate signaling complex protein PhoU — MVVREKFEHELRGVQEQFLMLSNLAISTLNKSIDALLSHDVDVALSIIENDKHINRLEEEINDRVILLLAKQQPVATDLRRLIVLLKAAHDMERVGDYAVNIAKENIRIGKADFVSPIKNIEEMRSKTITMLTEVMKAFIEENIEDARKIAELDDQVDNLYGQTIQQLLKVGAENPQMLSQVTQLSFVCRYLERSADHATNIAEQLFYLVKGRHYELNK, encoded by the coding sequence ATGGTAGTAAGAGAAAAATTCGAACACGAGCTAAGAGGTGTTCAGGAGCAATTTTTAATGCTTAGCAATTTAGCCATTTCTACGTTAAATAAATCAATTGATGCATTATTAAGCCACGATGTCGATGTAGCCCTATCAATCATTGAAAATGACAAGCATATTAATCGTTTGGAAGAAGAAATTAATGACCGTGTCATTTTATTGTTGGCAAAACAGCAACCTGTTGCTACGGATCTGCGTAGATTGATTGTATTATTGAAAGCTGCCCATGATATGGAACGAGTTGGAGATTATGCTGTCAATATTGCAAAAGAAAATATTCGTATTGGTAAAGCCGATTTCGTTTCACCAATCAAGAATATCGAAGAGATGCGGTCTAAAACCATTACAATGCTAACGGAAGTAATGAAAGCATTTATCGAAGAAAATATTGAAGATGCACGTAAGATTGCTGAGCTTGATGATCAAGTGGATAATTTGTATGGTCAAACCATTCAACAACTTTTAAAAGTGGGCGCTGAAAATCCGCAAATGTTAAGTCAAGTTACGCAACTGTCATTTGTATGCCGTTATTTGGAACGATCAGCCGATCATGCAACCAATATAGCGGAACAATTATTTTATTTGGTCAAAGGTCGTCATTACGAACTGAATAAATAA
- the rpmG gene encoding 50S ribosomal protein L33, with product MRVNITLACTDCGERNYISKKNKRNNPERLEMKKYCSREKKMTLHRETK from the coding sequence ATGCGCGTTAACATCACACTAGCTTGCACAGATTGCGGCGAGCGCAACTATATTTCTAAGAAAAACAAGCGTAACAACCCGGAACGTCTTGAAATGAAAAAATATTGCTCACGTGAAAAGAAAATGACTTTACACCGTGAAACAAAATAA
- a CDS encoding 5-formyltetrahydrofolate cyclo-ligase — MEKSTIRKAILNDLNNLLPEVHENHSCMIHRKVLMEETVKTAQVIGITLSAFPEVDTWKLIEKFWQHGKRVAVPKCHPATREMTFFEITSFNQLEVVYMKLKEPIPALTTKLDTPQIDVHIVPGVVFDPKGYRIGFGGGYYDRYLSTYTGSTIAMAFDRQIVEQVPIEQFDLPVQCILTETKRFVCMKTE; from the coding sequence TTGGAAAAGTCCACAATTCGAAAAGCTATCTTAAACGATTTAAATAATTTATTACCAGAGGTACATGAAAACCATTCATGCATGATACATAGAAAAGTACTAATGGAAGAAACGGTCAAAACAGCACAAGTAATCGGTATCACATTATCTGCATTTCCTGAAGTAGATACATGGAAATTAATTGAAAAGTTTTGGCAACATGGTAAAAGAGTGGCCGTTCCGAAGTGTCATCCCGCCACAAGGGAAATGACTTTTTTTGAAATAACCTCCTTTAATCAACTTGAGGTAGTGTATATGAAACTAAAAGAACCGATTCCAGCCCTTACAACTAAACTGGATACGCCTCAAATTGATGTACACATTGTTCCGGGAGTCGTATTTGATCCAAAAGGATATCGTATTGGCTTTGGTGGAGGTTACTATGATCGTTATTTAAGCACATACACAGGATCAACAATCGCGATGGCTTTTGACAGACAGATTGTTGAACAAGTTCCTATCGAACAATTTGATTTACCAGTACAATGTATCTTGACCGAAACAAAACGGTTTGTATGTATGAAAACGGAGTGA
- a CDS encoding YqgQ family protein, producing MKSIYDVLQYLKRYGTFIYTSDRQADLVLMEDEIRELYNSHMMETQDFQMAILLIRQERSRLNDKNIK from the coding sequence ATGAAATCAATTTATGATGTTCTTCAATATTTAAAACGCTATGGAACTTTTATCTACACATCAGACCGTCAGGCTGATTTAGTGTTAATGGAAGATGAAATTCGCGAATTGTATAACTCGCATATGATGGAAACGCAGGATTTTCAGATGGCTATTCTATTAATTCGGCAAGAACGGTCACGTTTAAATGACAAAAACATAAAATAA
- a CDS encoding LTA synthase family protein: MKNIKIPKHSILALAILMTWIKTYVVYHTSFDMKIENVMQEVILFINPLSFLLFVYGISLFFKSVKARNRYLLITSTILAVILYANVAFYRFFSDFITLPVLFQTSNFGDLGASAAESIYFTDIFYFVDVALLFAAIKWLPKVTEVAIVRPAIRRAYFVLAAAVLFLNLGLAETERPQLLTRSFDRELLVKNIGMYNYHIYDVYIQSKSHAQRALADGSELVEVNNYVRSNQAEPNYEVFGTAEGKNLIVVSLESLQNFVVNEEMNGEVITPFLNELTKDKDTYYFPNFYHQTGLGKTSDSEFVVENSLYPLGGGAVFFTNSGNTYNSMAESLNEKGYFTNVMHANNKSFWNRDIMYNALNVEKFYDVESYDIAEGDSVNWGMKDIPFFEQSVNHMAEMEQPFYSRLITLTNHYPFHLEEKDQFIPEYNSNSGTLNRYFQTVRYMDESVKSLFEDLKAKGLYEDSIIVMYGDHYGISENHNEAMAQYLGKEITPFETAQLQRVPMFIHIPGSNQGKVVEEVAGQIDIRPTILHLLGVDTSKDMQMGADIFSKDHEEFVVFRDGRFVTDKVVYAGNVCYDKETGLETEAKACAPYIERAAEELGYSDQIINGDLLRFYDEKTGNLLIDETAERK, translated from the coding sequence ATGAAGAACATAAAAATACCTAAACATTCGATTTTGGCTCTAGCCATTTTAATGACTTGGATTAAAACCTATGTGGTATACCATACGAGTTTTGATATGAAAATTGAAAATGTCATGCAAGAAGTAATTTTGTTTATAAATCCATTAAGCTTTTTGCTTTTTGTGTATGGTATCTCATTATTCTTTAAATCCGTTAAAGCCAGAAATCGATATTTATTAATTACGAGTACAATATTAGCGGTGATTTTATACGCCAACGTCGCATTTTACCGTTTCTTTAGCGATTTCATCACACTTCCGGTATTGTTCCAGACGAGCAATTTCGGAGACTTAGGTGCATCTGCAGCCGAAAGTATTTACTTCACGGATATATTCTACTTTGTTGATGTTGCGTTATTATTTGCGGCAATTAAATGGTTGCCGAAAGTGACAGAAGTTGCAATTGTAAGACCAGCTATCCGTAGAGCATATTTTGTGTTGGCAGCAGCAGTTTTATTCCTGAACTTAGGATTAGCAGAAACTGAGCGTCCACAATTGTTAACTAGAAGTTTTGACCGTGAATTATTAGTGAAAAATATCGGAATGTATAATTATCATATATACGATGTTTATATTCAATCGAAATCTCATGCACAGCGAGCATTAGCTGATGGCAGCGAACTAGTAGAAGTCAATAACTATGTACGATCAAATCAAGCAGAACCTAATTACGAAGTATTTGGTACTGCTGAAGGCAAAAACTTAATTGTTGTTTCACTTGAATCACTTCAAAATTTTGTAGTGAATGAAGAAATGAACGGTGAAGTTATTACACCTTTCTTGAATGAATTAACGAAAGACAAAGATACGTATTACTTCCCGAATTTCTACCATCAAACAGGATTAGGAAAAACTTCCGATTCTGAATTCGTGGTAGAGAACAGCCTTTACCCATTAGGTGGAGGAGCAGTGTTCTTTACGAATAGTGGGAACACTTACAATTCAATGGCCGAATCATTAAATGAAAAAGGTTATTTCACAAATGTCATGCATGCGAATAACAAGAGTTTCTGGAATCGTGACATTATGTATAATGCCTTGAATGTTGAAAAATTCTATGATGTGGAAAGTTACGATATTGCTGAAGGCGATTCAGTTAACTGGGGAATGAAAGATATACCTTTCTTCGAACAATCAGTTAATCATATGGCTGAAATGGAACAACCTTTCTACTCACGATTGATTACATTGACGAATCATTATCCTTTCCATTTGGAAGAGAAAGATCAATTTATTCCTGAATACAATTCAAATTCAGGAACATTGAATCGTTACTTCCAGACAGTACGTTACATGGATGAATCAGTGAAATCTTTATTTGAAGACTTGAAAGCTAAAGGGTTATACGAGGATTCAATCATTGTCATGTACGGTGACCACTATGGTATTTCTGAAAACCATAATGAAGCGATGGCACAATATTTAGGAAAAGAAATTACACCTTTTGAAACTGCTCAATTACAACGGGTACCAATGTTCATTCATATTCCTGGATCAAACCAGGGTAAAGTTGTTGAAGAAGTTGCTGGTCAAATCGACATTCGTCCAACTATTCTACATTTATTGGGTGTAGACACAAGTAAAGATATGCAAATGGGTGCAGATATCTTTTCTAAAGACCATGAAGAATTTGTTGTATTCCGTGATGGCCGCTTTGTTACTGATAAAGTGGTTTATGCAGGAAATGTATGTTACGACAAGGAAACTGGTTTAGAAACAGAGGCTAAAGCTTGTGCACCTTACATTGAACGGGCGGCAGAAGAACTTGGATACTCAGATCAAATCATCAATGGGGATTTGCTTCGTTTTTACGATGAAAAAACAGGCAACCTGCTAATTGATGAGACTGCTGAACGTAAATAA
- a CDS encoding DUF2759 domain-containing protein — MNLLMVIFGLVAIFGAIGSYQAFKEKNLLGLVFNVGTFAIFGWFTVMTILEHGFPPALH; from the coding sequence ATGAACTTATTAATGGTTATTTTTGGCCTGGTTGCTATCTTTGGTGCAATTGGTTCTTACCAAGCATTTAAAGAGAAAAACCTTTTAGGATTAGTCTTCAACGTAGGAACTTTTGCAATTTTTGGATGGTTCACAGTGATGACGATTTTAGAACACGGATTTCCACCAGCATTACACTAA
- a CDS encoding MBL fold metallo-hydrolase, with protein MLNIRTFPLGPLQTNCYVVTNKEKQCLIFDPGEQGDALIKELRRLQVKPLAIILTHAHFDHIGAVDVVRDAFNVQVYIHQAEKNWLSDSTKNGSARFRELPLVEGRPADVLINADGKLEIGPFSCQMFHTPGHSPGSISYWFEEDGFAIVGDTLFQGSIGRTDLPYGNHKELINSIHNKLLTLPEETICYPGHGNPTTPAEEMGNNPFLNGF; from the coding sequence ATGTTAAATATACGTACGTTCCCACTAGGTCCATTGCAGACCAATTGCTATGTGGTAACCAATAAAGAAAAACAATGTTTGATCTTTGATCCAGGTGAACAAGGAGATGCTTTAATTAAAGAATTGCGGAGATTACAGGTAAAACCTTTAGCAATTATTTTAACGCATGCTCATTTCGATCATATTGGAGCTGTCGATGTAGTACGTGATGCGTTTAATGTTCAAGTCTATATACATCAGGCAGAAAAAAATTGGCTTTCTGATTCGACTAAAAATGGTTCAGCACGCTTTCGCGAATTGCCTTTAGTGGAAGGGAGACCAGCAGATGTATTGATTAATGCAGATGGTAAGTTGGAAATCGGACCGTTTTCATGTCAGATGTTCCATACGCCTGGCCATTCACCTGGAAGCATTTCCTATTGGTTTGAAGAAGACGGTTTCGCAATTGTTGGCGATACATTGTTCCAAGGCAGCATAGGGAGAACGGATCTTCCTTATGGTAACCATAAAGAGTTAATTAATTCTATTCACAATAAGCTGCTTACTTTACCAGAAGAAACAATCTGCTATCCTGGACATGGTAATCCTACGACTCCTGCAGAAGAAATGGGCAATAATCCGTTTCTTAATGGATTTTGA
- a CDS encoding DUF2626 domain-containing protein, translating to MNNMYKVMGFWTGIFAVMFYLGDMYQASLLFLANTGLFILLGFLNLSERMYIYIFGAYLTVFFAGFTYYTTFIYVPGAGH from the coding sequence ATGAACAATATGTATAAAGTGATGGGTTTCTGGACAGGGATTTTCGCAGTTATGTTTTATTTAGGTGATATGTATCAGGCATCATTATTATTTCTAGCAAACACAGGTTTATTTATTCTTTTAGGTTTCTTAAACCTTTCAGAGCGTATGTACATTTACATCTTCGGAGCATATTTAACGGTGTTTTTTGCTGGCTTCACTTACTATACGACATTTATTTACGTACCTGGCGCTGGACACTGA
- the comGA gene encoding competence type IV pilus ATPase ComGA, with the protein MNELQNIIEQKSEDLINRAVLARASDIHLIPTSGGYTIYFRLHIKLVPAGKLHLDIGDRMISYFKFLSSLDISEKRKPQSGSFQQIFNTQECSFRVSTLPSVQNKESLVIRIQLHDDSKPLQELALYRDAAKLLHDLMMSRQGLICITGPTGCGKTTTMYSLTSYSTHQLNRHVISLEDPVENSQSHLLQIQVNERSGISYASGLKAILRHSPDVIMIGEIRDSETAQAAVQASLTGHLVITTVHAKNPIGCLYRLMDLGIPIDDLQQSILGITSQQLVITSYDREGDRVTPNRSSLYEILYGQTLEEAIHMIKIGGSFNMPQKYTLSNQYERGVKLGVIKVSPVTY; encoded by the coding sequence ATGAATGAATTACAGAATATTATTGAACAGAAAAGTGAAGATTTGATCAATCGAGCAGTATTAGCACGGGCTTCTGATATTCATTTAATTCCTACATCAGGAGGGTATACAATTTATTTTCGCTTACACATAAAATTGGTCCCAGCAGGTAAGCTTCACCTGGACATCGGGGATCGTATGATTTCTTACTTCAAGTTTTTATCCTCTCTTGACATCAGTGAAAAACGAAAACCTCAAAGTGGTTCATTCCAACAAATCTTCAATACACAAGAATGTTCTTTCCGCGTTTCGACTTTACCATCTGTTCAAAATAAAGAAAGTCTTGTAATTAGAATTCAATTGCATGATGATTCTAAACCATTACAAGAACTTGCTCTTTATCGTGATGCAGCTAAATTACTGCATGACTTAATGATGTCCCGTCAAGGTTTGATATGCATCACCGGACCAACTGGCTGTGGGAAAACGACAACTATGTACTCACTTACAAGTTATAGTACGCATCAATTGAATCGGCATGTAATTTCCCTGGAAGACCCGGTGGAAAACAGTCAATCCCACTTGCTTCAAATACAAGTGAACGAACGTTCTGGAATTTCCTATGCTTCAGGTTTGAAAGCGATATTACGCCATTCGCCAGATGTCATAATGATTGGAGAAATTCGTGATTCAGAAACAGCCCAAGCAGCTGTTCAAGCATCTTTAACAGGACATCTAGTTATTACGACTGTCCATGCTAAGAATCCGATTGGATGTCTATATCGATTAATGGATTTGGGGATTCCGATTGATGACTTACAACAATCTATTCTTGGAATTACAAGCCAACAACTAGTAATCACTTCATATGATAGGGAAGGTGATCGAGTAACGCCGAACCGCTCTTCTTTGTATGAAATTCTGTATGGTCAAACTCTTGAAGAAGCAATCCATATGATAAAAATAGGTGGATCTTTTAACATGCCACAAAAGTATACGCTTTCCAATCAGTACGAGCGAGGAGTGAAACTGGGTGTCATTAAAGTTTCTCCCGTCACGTATTGA
- the comGB gene encoding competence type IV pilus assembly protein ComGB gives MSLKFLPSRIEVRDCQIPRKKQAQFLNRLSTLLSEGYTFYDSLVMLLPHHVKASEEAHNKLAANLKNGDGVTTLLMTLGIPKSYLLSIQMAESHGKLQKALLCLHTHIAMLDRAKASLKKVVMYPVFLFCMLAGLFLAFRTYFLPNMQLLANSRQNTASSNTMSWTSLLLHLPDVLVTVCLLVFIMVFLFRWGIQRYSYEHQLSILLKTPILSNWMKLFWTKSFSQELGTLLASGLSLQHALDVLKKQNFQPYLQVISTNIYTSILLGDSLKQAVQIADCFMDDFPTYISHGEVSGHLDRELLIYSDLLNEQTEESLTKSLSFVQPVLFGVLAICILAAYLSILLPVYGMIDFI, from the coding sequence GTGTCATTAAAGTTTCTCCCGTCACGTATTGAAGTACGAGATTGTCAAATACCCAGGAAAAAACAAGCCCAGTTTTTAAACAGACTCTCTACGCTCTTGTCTGAAGGATACACATTTTACGATTCTTTGGTAATGCTGTTGCCTCACCATGTAAAAGCAAGTGAAGAAGCACACAACAAACTTGCGGCCAACTTGAAAAATGGAGATGGAGTCACCACGTTATTGATGACATTAGGAATTCCCAAGAGTTATTTATTATCTATCCAAATGGCGGAATCCCATGGAAAATTACAGAAAGCGCTACTTTGTCTTCATACGCACATTGCTATGCTGGATCGGGCAAAAGCGAGCCTTAAAAAAGTGGTCATGTATCCTGTATTTTTATTTTGTATGCTGGCAGGTTTGTTTTTGGCATTTCGTACTTATTTTTTACCAAACATGCAGTTGCTTGCAAATTCCAGACAGAATACTGCATCTTCGAACACGATGAGTTGGACAAGCTTATTGCTGCATTTGCCAGATGTGTTAGTCACTGTCTGTCTGTTGGTCTTTATCATGGTGTTTTTGTTTCGCTGGGGAATTCAACGGTATTCTTATGAACATCAATTATCCATCTTATTAAAAACACCCATCTTATCCAATTGGATGAAATTATTTTGGACGAAAAGTTTTTCACAGGAACTTGGGACATTATTAGCCAGTGGATTATCTTTGCAACATGCTTTGGATGTTTTGAAAAAACAAAATTTCCAACCTTATTTGCAAGTTATATCTACAAATATATACACATCCATTCTATTGGGAGATTCTTTGAAACAAGCAGTTCAGATAGCAGATTGTTTTATGGATGATTTTCCTACATACATTTCGCATGGAGAGGTAAGCGGACATTTAGACAGGGAGCTATTGATTTACAGTGATTTGCTGAATGAACAGACTGAAGAATCCTTGACGAAATCTTTGTCTTTTGTCCAACCTGTGTTATTTGGCGTATTAGCAATTTGTATTTTGGCTGCGTATTTATCCATTTTGTTGCCTGTTTATGGAATGATTGATTTTATTTAA
- the comGC gene encoding competence type IV pilus major pilin ComGC produces MKKIKCQKGFTLIEMMVVLLIISVLILIAIPNVTKHSATIDEKGCEAYIKMVQGQVEAYRIDMKDVPTLSDLTDNDYLNDGEISCPNGDQIQIDATTGLVSVTEDVAG; encoded by the coding sequence ATGAAAAAGATAAAGTGCCAAAAAGGGTTCACTTTAATTGAAATGATGGTCGTATTACTGATAATTTCCGTTCTAATATTAATCGCAATTCCCAATGTGACGAAGCATTCGGCAACGATTGATGAAAAAGGGTGCGAGGCTTATATCAAAATGGTTCAAGGGCAAGTCGAAGCATATCGGATCGATATGAAAGATGTTCCCACACTTTCAGATTTAACAGATAACGATTATTTAAATGACGGTGAAATATCTTGTCCAAATGGTGATCAGATACAAATAGATGCAACTACCGGACTTGTATCTGTGACGGAAGATGTCGCTGGATAA
- a CDS encoding prepilin-type N-terminal cleavage/methylation domain-containing protein — protein MSLDNKGYSLLELLLVLTIVLVISTSVLYANNQYVERHTFDLFYNQLKLDAMHTQMTAVEEKRYVKLIFNAGGTRYIGRKSLYEPLFERNLPAGYSLSSSSTLTELAYLPNGTIEKFGTIAFVTPGGIKIVRVFIGKGRMSLE, from the coding sequence ATGTCGCTGGATAATAAAGGCTACTCGTTGCTGGAGTTATTACTCGTTTTGACGATTGTGCTGGTCATCAGTACGAGTGTGTTGTATGCGAACAATCAGTATGTTGAAAGACACACATTTGATTTGTTCTATAACCAATTGAAACTCGATGCCATGCACACTCAAATGACTGCTGTGGAAGAAAAAAGGTACGTTAAACTGATTTTTAACGCAGGAGGTACTCGTTACATTGGAAGAAAATCACTATACGAACCTCTTTTCGAGAGAAATTTACCTGCAGGTTACAGTTTATCTTCCAGTAGTACATTAACCGAGCTTGCCTATTTACCGAATGGTACAATTGAAAAATTTGGAACGATTGCATTTGTGACGCCCGGGGGCATTAAGATTGTCCGGGTCTTTATCGGGAAAGGACGGATGAGTCTTGAATAA
- the comGF gene encoding competence type IV pilus minor pilin ComGF, with translation MRNLLTDRGYTLVDAVIQLAVLLLFSQLILFYAVWFTQVEKHFFQSVSLEWEMFSLEMEKILFSVTVIEEQVNQTGIRLKKDGVEYDIECYPSLIRKQKNRLGHEPLLTGVKMCKFQVDGDQVIAKVEFLNGRKEERAYEVFISLQ, from the coding sequence GTGCGAAACCTTTTAACGGATAGGGGATACACATTAGTCGATGCAGTCATTCAGCTTGCAGTTCTGTTGTTGTTTTCTCAACTCATTTTGTTTTATGCTGTATGGTTTACGCAAGTGGAAAAGCATTTCTTTCAATCAGTATCACTTGAATGGGAAATGTTTTCATTGGAAATGGAAAAAATCCTCTTTTCGGTCACTGTGATAGAAGAACAAGTCAATCAGACAGGAATTCGTCTGAAAAAAGATGGGGTGGAGTATGATATTGAATGTTACCCATCACTCATTCGCAAACAGAAGAATCGTTTGGGACATGAGCCTTTGTTAACGGGGGTTAAAATGTGTAAGTTTCAAGTTGATGGTGATCAAGTAATCGCCAAAGTTGAGTTTTTAAACGGACGAAAAGAGGAACGTGCATATGAAGTGTTTATATCCTTGCAATGA
- a CDS encoding shikimate kinase, whose protein sequence is MKKIYLIGFMGSGKSAIGRRLSFSLKIPYYDMDQEIVKKMGMTIPEIFERYGEPFFRQQEHEFLKTFRDEWCIVSTGGGVAVNPSNSKVMRQTGLVLFLDATFADIWKRIHRDVNRPIVQSSTKEELEALYTMRKRYYKAAAHITVRTEGRSLRQITEYAAFQVNRLKANDF, encoded by the coding sequence ATGAAAAAAATTTATTTAATTGGTTTCATGGGATCAGGAAAAAGCGCTATCGGCCGACGATTAAGCTTTTCGCTAAAAATTCCTTATTACGACATGGATCAGGAGATTGTGAAAAAAATGGGGATGACCATCCCTGAAATTTTTGAAAGATACGGCGAGCCTTTTTTTCGTCAACAAGAACATGAATTTCTGAAAACCTTCAGAGATGAGTGGTGTATCGTATCGACTGGGGGAGGTGTTGCTGTTAACCCAAGCAATAGTAAAGTCATGCGTCAAACCGGTTTAGTATTGTTTTTGGATGCAACGTTTGCTGATATATGGAAACGAATTCATCGTGATGTTAACAGACCCATTGTACAATCATCTACTAAGGAAGAGTTGGAAGCGTTATATACCATGCGAAAGCGTTATTATAAAGCCGCAGCCCATATTACCGTAAGAACCGAAGGACGCTCGTTGAGACAGATAACTGAATATGCAGCATTTCAAGTAAATCGCTTAAAGGCGAACGATTTTTGA